The Deinobacterium chartae sequence TCGTCGGTGGCCCACACGATGCGTCCTACCCCGATCATGCCGGTCGCCCCGCCGCACATCAGGCAGGGCTCCAGCGAGGTATAGAGGGTGTAGCCGCGCACACGCTCGGAATCCAGACGGCCCAGCTGAAAGTACAGGTCCATCTCGGCATGCGCGAACGAGGCGTCACCGATGCGCCGCTCCCGCAGGTCCCAGGGCTCGGCGACCCGGTTACGGCCACGGGCCAGCACGGTACCGTCCGAGTCTGCCAGTACCGCTCCGACCGGTGCCGAGCCGATCTCGGCCGAACGGCGGGCCAAGGTCAGGGTTTCCTCGAGCAGACGGCGGTCATACGAGCGCAGTTGGCGCTTGGAGTCCATGCCCGCAGATTAATCGCTGCGGCTCGCAGCAGGCGGCAGTTGCAAGAAAAAACCAAGGCGAGCAAAAGAAAACCATAAAAAAGCGGGTGGGGTTCATCCGAAGACAAACCCCACCCGCCAAGCAGCAACGAAGCGAGCCATCAGAGGGAATCCTTAGAAAGGAGGTGATCCAACCGCACCTTCCGGTACAGTTACCTTGTTACGACTTCACCCC is a genomic window containing:
- a CDS encoding nucleoside deaminase, whose translation is MDSKRQLRSYDRRLLEETLTLARRSAEIGSAPVGAVLADSDGTVLARGRNRVAEPWDLRERRIGDASFAHAEMDLYFQLGRLDSERVRGYTLYTSLEPCLMCGGATGMIGVGRIVWATDDPWGGSGRLIRWNEHPAFVQVEVLPCPYEDLEREGARLFAPEAKRAYPEVGWALWRERYPEFAAAVDRGERSGNRE